Proteins encoded in a region of the Anopheles aquasalis chromosome 2, idAnoAquaMG_Q_19, whole genome shotgun sequence genome:
- the LOC126572992 gene encoding endoplasmic reticulum transmembrane helix translocase, translating to MESVAKQATTGRGTLDELVQYVSVHIPLPVLLSGSVMPFMVIYAVWLYLWVMVYGVDEYWDAGLLFLAGIGFTQILVCLCCFWSVHVQSFVNFRKTKVPCRGAVAKVVPTENNGSSELVRIHEQKATDSEERGDGEMTYWFMFQKTKYIWDPDKALFRSVEFPIHRTYEEYYESKGHLEETDVALAQHTYGDNEMEMVVPEFFELFKERATAPFFVFQIFSVLLWCLDEYMYYSLVTLCMLVIFECVLVQQQLRSLSEIRKMGNKPYSINVFRQRKWRPISSARLVPGDLVSVTRSQDENLVPCDLLLIRGACIVDESMLTGESVPQMKESLENNTDEHKKVLDIEADGKLHVLFRGTKVVQHSAPSKGAMRSPDNGCIGYVLRTGFNTSQGKLLRTILFGVKRVTENNLETFAFILFLLVFAVAAAAYVWIKGTADPERNRYKLFLECTLILTAIIPPDLPIELSLAVNTSLLQLAKVFVYCTEPFRMPFAGKVQICCFDKTGTLTSDNLLVEGIAGLRPDTSIVPIGEIPEPTAHVLGSCHSLVQLDEGLVGDPLEKATLMAIEWNLTKGDSVVPRRGKFKALRIYHRFHFSSSLKRMSVVAGYLVPFSNETCYIGTVKGAPEVIAKMLRIVPEHYERTYLEYSRRGARVLALGYKSFGALDNNTVRELKRDEVERDLEFAGFLIISCPLKPDSKNAIKEIIQASHKVMMITGDNPLTACHVAKELRFSRRGIMVLSPPAGVDQDANADWHWESINRELSIPLDSRTVRELYREYDFCITGEGLQYLDRERQAYLQQIVPYTTVFARFAPKQKEYVITTLKKLGYYTLMCGDGTNDVGALKHAHVGVSLLSHMPSKAERKQQREQQDEKEEKKKALKAGPGLVSAGGPGLGGAVVPSDEAARRQLTPRDRALMRARENQNAAQERLQKALKEMDEEQVQIVKLGDASIAAPFTSRLTSINCVCHIIKQGRCTLVTTLQMFKILALNALISAYCQSVLYIDGVKHSDMQLTLHGLLTAACFLFITRSKPLKVLSKQAPLPNIFNFYSVTTILAQFAVHFSALIYMVHEAKLRMPPSEGKVKLNVDLGPDEKQEFEPNIVNSTVYIIGIAMQIATVAVNYKGHPFMESLRENRLLSYAIFTSSSIVMCLALGLVPDLLATFEIIDFESDYRTILVTVLIGDMVLAYLVDRVCSFLFGETRRKLDIIT from the exons ATGGAATCCGTGGCGAAACAGGCGACGACTGGCCGGGGCACTCTCGACGAGTTGGTGCAGTACGTGTCCGTTCACATCCCGTTACCGGTGCTGCTGAGCGGTTCCGTCATGCCGTTCATGGTGATCTATGCCGTATGGCTGTACCTGTGGGTGATGGTGTACGGCGTTGACGAGTATTGGGACGCGGGGCTGCTCTTTCTTGCCGGCATCGGCTTCACGCAGATCCTAGTCTGCCTGTGCTGCTTCTGGAGCGTTCACGTCCAATCGTTCGTCAACTTCCGGAAAACGAAGGTTCCTTGCCGGGGAGCCGTCGCCAAGGTTGTACCGACAGAGAACAATGGTTCGTCAGAGTTGGTGCGGATTCACGAGCAGAAAGCGACCGATAGCGAGGAGCGAGGAGATGGCGAGATGACGTACTGGTTTATGTTCCAGAAGACTAAGTACATTTGGGATCCCGACAAGGCACTGTTTCGTAGCGTCGAGTTTCCGATTCACCGGACCTACGAAGAGTACTACGAATCGAAGGGTCACCTGGAGGAAACGGACGTCGCGCTGGCCCAGCATACGTACGGGGACAACGAGATGGAAATGGTGGTTCCGGAGTTTTTCGAACTGTTCAAGGAGCGAGCCACCGCACCGTTCTTTGTGTTCCAGATCTTCTCCGTGTTGCTTTGGTGCCTGGATGAGTACATGTACTACTCGCTTGTGACGCTCTGCATGCTCGTGATCTTCGAGTGTGTcctggtccagcagcagctccgaaGTCTCTCCGAGATCCGCAAGATGGGCAACAAGCCGTACTCTATCAACGTGTTTCGCCAGCGCAAGTGGCGTCCGATCAGCTCGGCTAGACTCGTACCGGGTGATCTGGTGTCTGTAACACGCTCGCAAGACGAAAATCTGGTTCCCTGTGATCTTCTCCTGATCCGAGGTGCCTGCATTGTCGATGAAAGTATGCTGACGGGAGAATCGGTACCTCAGATGAAGGAATCCCTGGAAAACAATACGGATGAACACAAGAAGGTGCTCGATATCGAAGCGGATGGCAAACTGCACGTGTTATTCCGCGGTACCAAGGTTGTACAACATTCCGCCCCGAGTAAAGGAGCGATGCGCTCCCCGGACAATGGCTGCATCGGGTACGTGTTACGTACCGGATTCAACACATCGCAGGGAAAGCTGCTGCGTACGATACTGTTCGGTGTGAAGCGCGTCACGGAGAACAACCTGGAAACGTTCGCGTTCATTCTGTTTTTGCTAGTGTTTGCGGTGGCGGCCGCGGCTTACGTGTGGATTAAGGGTACAGCCGATCCGGAGAGGAATCGCTACAAGCTGTTCCTCGAGTGTACGCTCATTCTAACTGCCATCATTCCACCCGATCTACCGATCGAACTGTCCCTCGCCGTTAACACATCACTGCTCCAGTTGGCCAAAGTGTTTGTGTACTGTACGGAACCATTCCGCATGCCGTTTGCCGGCAAGGTACAGATTTGCTGCTTCGACAAAACGGGTACTCTAACGAGCGATAATCTGCTGGTGGAGGGTATAGCTGGTCTACGGCCAGACACgtcgatcgtaccgatcggTGAGATCCCCGAACCGACGGCACACGTACTGGGATCGTGCCACTCGCTCGTCCAGCTAGACGAGGGTCTCGTCGGTGATCCGCTGGAAAAGGCTACTCTGATGGCGATCGAATGGAACCTTACGAAAGGTGATTCAGTGGTACCGCGCCGTGGCAAGTTCAAGGCACTGCGGATCTACCATCGGTTTCATTTTAGCTCCTCCCTCAAAAGGATGTCCGTGGTGGCCGGATATCTGGTGCCGTTTTCCAACGAAACCTGCTATATAGGTACGGTCAAGGGTGCGCCGGAGGTGATTGCAAAGATGTTGCGCATCGTGCCGGAACATTACGAACGCACCTACCTCGAGTATTCGCGACGTGGAGCGCGCGTGTTAGCCCTCGGTTACAAATCGTTTGGAGCGCTGGACAACAACACGGTGCGTGAGCTAAAGCGCGATGAGGTCGAGCGGGATCTGGAGTTTGCCGGTTTTCTCATCATCTCCTGCCCCCTAAAACCGGACTCGAAGAATGCCATCAAGGAGATCATACAGGCTTCGCacaaggtgatgatgatcactggGGATAACCCGCTAACAGCGTGTCACGTGGCGAAGGAGCTACGCTTCAGCCGTAGGGGCATCATGGTGCTGTCGCCCCCAGCAGGAGTGGACCAGGATGCTAATGCTGATTGGCATTGGGAATCGATCAATCGTGAGTTGAGCATACCGCTCGACTCGCGTACCGTGCGTGAACTGTATCGGGAGTATGATTTCTGTATTACGGGTGAAGGGCTACAGTATCTTGATCGTGAGCGCCAGGCGTATTTGCAGCAAATCGTACCTTACACGACAGTGTTTGCACGATTTGCACCAAAACAGAAGGAGTACGTTATCACGACGCTGAAGAAGCTAGGCTACTACACACTGATGTGTGGTGACGGCACCAACGACGTTGGGGCACTGAAGCATGCCCACGTCGGTGTGTCCTTATTGAGCCATATGCCTTCCAAGGCGGAACGCAAGCAGCAACGAGAGCAGCAAgacgagaaagaggaaaagaagaaagcccTCAAAGCCGGTCCTGGGCTGGTCAGTGCAGGGGGACCAGGTCTAGGCGGTGCTGTGGTGCCCAGTGATGAGGCCGCCCGTCGCCAATTAACACCGCGCGATCGTGCCCTGATGAGAGCACGAGAGAACCAGAACGCCGCACAGGAAAGATTGCAGAAAGCGTTGAAAGAGATGGACGAGGAGCAGGTGCAGATCGTGAAGCTGGGCGATGCTAGTATTGCGGCACCCTTCACTAGCCGACTTACGTCGATCAATTGTG TGTGTCACATCATCAAACAGGGTCGTTGCACATTAGTAACCACGTTGCAGATGTTCAAGATTCTCGCGCTGAACGCACTGATTTCCGCCTACTGCCAGTCAGTGCTGTACATCGACGGTGTTAAGCACAGCGATATGCAGCTCACGTTGCATGGTCTGCTAACTGCTGCGTGCTTTCTGTTCATCACACGCTCAAAGCCACTGAAGGTCCTTTCCAAACAAGCACCACTGCCAAACATCTTCAACTTCTACTCGGTGACGACTATTCTGGCGCAATTTGCGGTTCACTTCTCTGCCTTGATCTACATGGTGCACGAGGCTAAACTGCGAATGCCACCAAG CGAAGGGAAGGTGAAATTAAATGTTGATCTTGGGCCGGACGAGAAGCAAGAGTTCGAACCGAACATCGTCAACAGTACAGTTTACATCATCGGTATTGCGATGCAGATTGCGACCGTTGCGGTCAACTATAAGGGCCATCCGTTCATGGAGAGCCTACGCGAGAATCGGTTACTCTCGTACGCCATCTTCACCTCGAGTTCGATCGTTATGTGCCTTGCCCTCGGCCTGGTGCCCGATCTGTTGGCCACGTTCGAAATAATCGACTTCGAGTCGGAT TATCGAACAATCCTGGTGACCGTACTGATAGGGGACATGGTGCTAGCCTACCTAGTAGATCGCGTCTGTTCGTTCTTGTTCGGTGAAACGCGTCGAAAGCTGGACATCATTACTTAA